A genomic segment from Malus domestica chromosome 05, GDT2T_hap1 encodes:
- the LOC103428059 gene encoding histone deacetylase 19 isoform X1, with product MDTGGNSLVSGPDGVKRKVSYFYDPEVGNYYYGQGHPMKPHRIRMTHALLAHYGLLQNMQVLKPYPARDRDLCRFHADDYVAFLRNITPETQQDQLRQLKRFNVGEDCPVFDGLYSFCQTYAGGSVGGAVKLNHGICDISINWAGGLHHAKKCEASGFCYVNDIVLAILELLKQHERVLYVDIDIHHGDGVEEAFYTTDRVMTVSFHKFGDYFPGTGDIRDIGYGKGKYYSLNVPLDDGIDDESYHYLFKPIIGKVMEIFNPGAVVLQCGADSLSGDRLGCFNLSIKGHAECVRYMRSFNVPLLLLGGGGYTIRNVARCWCYETGVALGAEIEDKMPQHEYYEYFGPDYTLHVAPSNMENKNSHMLLEEIRSKLLENLSRLQHAPSVQFQERPPDTELPEENEEQDDPDERWDPDSDMEVDDERKPLPSRVKKEIVEPEVKDPIQKGTSENARSSSYDPAVDEIITGAKALDMGSGSVDEPTVKVEQDTMNKPAD from the exons ATGGACACCGGCGGCAACTCTCTAGTGTCGGGTCCCGACGGAGTGAAGAGGAAGGTGAGCTATTTCTACGACCCAGAAGTGGGAAATTACTATTATGGGCAGGGACACCCGATGAAGCCCCACCGGATTCGGATGACCCACGCCCTCCTCGCGCACTATGGCCTCCTCCAGAACATGCAGGTCCTCAAACCCTACCCGGCCCGCGACCGCGACCTCTGCCGCTTCCACGCCGACGATTACGTGGCGTTCCTCCGGAACATCACCCCCGAAACGCAGCAGGACCAGCTGCGGCAGCTCAAGCGGTTCAATGTCGGCGAGGACTGCCCTGTCTTTGATGGGTTGTACTCGTTTTGCCAGACATATGCTGGTGGGTCGGTCGGCGGCGCTGTGAAGCTCAACCATGGGATTTGTGATATTTCTATTAATTGGGCTGGTGGTTTGCACCATGCTAAGAAGTGTGAGGCTTCTGGATTTTGCTATGTGAATGACATTGTTCTTGCAATTTTGGAACTTCTTAAGCAGCATGAG CGCGTTTTGTATGTGGACATTGATATCCACCATGGAGATGGTGTTGAGGAGGCGTTTTACACGACTGACAGGGTCATGACGGTTTCATTTCACAAGTTTGGGGATTATTTTCCTGGCACGGGGGACATTCGTGATATTGGTTACGGGAAAGGGAAGTATTACTCCCTTAATGTTCCGTTGGATGATGGGATTGATGATGAGAGCTACCATTACTTGTTCAAGCCCATCATTGGGAAGGTGATGGAAATTTTTAACCCTGGGGCTGTGGTTCTCCAGTGTGGTGCTGATTCCTTATCTGGGGACAGGCTTGGTTGCTTCAATCTTTCCATCAAAGGCCACGCCGAGTGTGTTAGATATATGAGATCCTTCAATGTCCCGCTCTTGCTTCTAGGTGGCGGTGGCTATACCATTCGCAATGTTGCTCGTTGTTGGTGCTACGAG ACAGGAGTAGCACTTGGAGCAGAAATTGAGGACAAAATGCCACAGCACGAGTATTATGAGTATTTCGGTCCGGATTATACTCTTCATGTTGCCCCGAGCAATATGGAAAATAAGAATTCTCACATGTTACTAGAAGAAATACGGTCAAAGCTTCTTGAAAACCTCTCCAGGCTGCAGCATGCACCCAGTGTCCAGTTTCAGGAAAGACCTCCTGATACTGAGCTTCCGGAG GAGAATGAGGAACAGGATGACCCAGACGAGAGGTGGGATCCAGATTCTGATATGGAGGTTGATGATGAACG TAAGCCTTTACCAAGCAGAGTAAAGAAAGAGATCGTTGAACCTGAAGTTAAGGATCCG ATCCAGAAAGGGACCTCGGAGAACGCTCGAAGCTCAAGCTATGATCCAGCAGTAGATGAGATAATAACAGGCGCAAAG GCTTTGGATATGGGATCTGGATCAGTGGATGAACCAACTGTGAAAGTTGAACAAGACACTATGAATAAGCCTGCGGACTAG
- the LOC103428059 gene encoding histone deacetylase 19 isoform X2, which produces MDTGGNSLVSGPDGVKRKVSYFYDPEVGNYYYGQGHPMKPHRIRMTHALLAHYGLLQNMQVLKPYPARDRDLCRFHADDYVAFLRNITPETQQDQLRQLKRFNVGEDCPVFDGLYSFCQTYAGGSVGGAVKLNHGICDISINWAGGLHHAKKCEASGFCYVNDIVLAILELLKQHERVLYVDIDIHHGDGVEEAFYTTDRVMTVSFHKFGDYFPGTGDIRDIGYGKGKYYSLNVPLDDGIDDESYHYLFKPIIGKVMEIFNPGAVVLQCGADSLSGDRLGCFNLSIKGHAECVRYMRSFNVPLLLLGGGGYTIRNVARCWCYETGVALGAEIEDKMPQHEYYEYFGPDYTLHVAPSNMENKNSHMLLEEIRSKLLENLSRLQHAPSVQFQERPPDTELPEENEEQDDPDERWDPDSDMEVDDERKPLPSRVKKEIVEPEVKDPKGTSENARSSSYDPAVDEIITGAKALDMGSGSVDEPTVKVEQDTMNKPAD; this is translated from the exons ATGGACACCGGCGGCAACTCTCTAGTGTCGGGTCCCGACGGAGTGAAGAGGAAGGTGAGCTATTTCTACGACCCAGAAGTGGGAAATTACTATTATGGGCAGGGACACCCGATGAAGCCCCACCGGATTCGGATGACCCACGCCCTCCTCGCGCACTATGGCCTCCTCCAGAACATGCAGGTCCTCAAACCCTACCCGGCCCGCGACCGCGACCTCTGCCGCTTCCACGCCGACGATTACGTGGCGTTCCTCCGGAACATCACCCCCGAAACGCAGCAGGACCAGCTGCGGCAGCTCAAGCGGTTCAATGTCGGCGAGGACTGCCCTGTCTTTGATGGGTTGTACTCGTTTTGCCAGACATATGCTGGTGGGTCGGTCGGCGGCGCTGTGAAGCTCAACCATGGGATTTGTGATATTTCTATTAATTGGGCTGGTGGTTTGCACCATGCTAAGAAGTGTGAGGCTTCTGGATTTTGCTATGTGAATGACATTGTTCTTGCAATTTTGGAACTTCTTAAGCAGCATGAG CGCGTTTTGTATGTGGACATTGATATCCACCATGGAGATGGTGTTGAGGAGGCGTTTTACACGACTGACAGGGTCATGACGGTTTCATTTCACAAGTTTGGGGATTATTTTCCTGGCACGGGGGACATTCGTGATATTGGTTACGGGAAAGGGAAGTATTACTCCCTTAATGTTCCGTTGGATGATGGGATTGATGATGAGAGCTACCATTACTTGTTCAAGCCCATCATTGGGAAGGTGATGGAAATTTTTAACCCTGGGGCTGTGGTTCTCCAGTGTGGTGCTGATTCCTTATCTGGGGACAGGCTTGGTTGCTTCAATCTTTCCATCAAAGGCCACGCCGAGTGTGTTAGATATATGAGATCCTTCAATGTCCCGCTCTTGCTTCTAGGTGGCGGTGGCTATACCATTCGCAATGTTGCTCGTTGTTGGTGCTACGAG ACAGGAGTAGCACTTGGAGCAGAAATTGAGGACAAAATGCCACAGCACGAGTATTATGAGTATTTCGGTCCGGATTATACTCTTCATGTTGCCCCGAGCAATATGGAAAATAAGAATTCTCACATGTTACTAGAAGAAATACGGTCAAAGCTTCTTGAAAACCTCTCCAGGCTGCAGCATGCACCCAGTGTCCAGTTTCAGGAAAGACCTCCTGATACTGAGCTTCCGGAG GAGAATGAGGAACAGGATGACCCAGACGAGAGGTGGGATCCAGATTCTGATATGGAGGTTGATGATGAACG TAAGCCTTTACCAAGCAGAGTAAAGAAAGAGATCGTTGAACCTGAAGTTAAGGATCCG AAAGGGACCTCGGAGAACGCTCGAAGCTCAAGCTATGATCCAGCAGTAGATGAGATAATAACAGGCGCAAAG GCTTTGGATATGGGATCTGGATCAGTGGATGAACCAACTGTGAAAGTTGAACAAGACACTATGAATAAGCCTGCGGACTAG